The sequence TATTGGTTGATCCACACACCCTTTAAAAAGGTGGGCACTATGAGGCATGGTAGTTAATTACATATAGTCTCAGATAGTAATGGTAGCAATAGATTACTTATCATCACTATATTGTACCTTATCATTTAGACCTTTGTTGATAGTCTATTAGTATGGCAAAAAAAAACTGCTAAAGATCCATAAAGCTAAGACACTCATTAGTGGTGCTTAGTACAGCTGTATGTACAAAGGTGGGGACTGTCTACCAATTAAATTTGCAACTAAGGCAGACAAATTAAGTTATTTGCTCCCCAAAAGTTATAAAAGAAGTAGCTACTCCTTTGATACGTATAGACTGCTATTGGCCTTACCAAACTTAGTGGTAAGGTCAATGGCTATTATGTTTCTTAACTGAAATCCTTGTTTGCAAGATGGGATATTTCATTATCAGCTAGCTATTGTTACAGTTTACAGGGTGTATTTTGTAAACCATATAAATAATCAATTAATAATTGCCACCAGGTACGCATTGAAGATCATGATGAAGAGATTCAGCTGAGATTAACTACATTATGGTCCAGTACCTTGTGGCTCATGTGGAATGTTGAGATATACAGTACCTATAGCTAGTGAGGTCAGCAAATGTAGTCATTAATAATATGTAAgatgttagctagctagttctTTGGGTTTCAATAGTACTCCAATTCAGTGAGTTCAGTGTGGCCCGTTCTGAACTTTTCTGACAGAATGGTACTGACAAGGTTCAGGCGACATATGCTAGGTACAAATCTGTGATCGGGCAGCACATCTCAAGGACTCCTCTCCTGCGGACTTGCCACTGAgaagagagaaccatcattattgatgTAAAAGGCATGAACAATACACTTATAAATTAATGATTAATGTGATGTGTCCTTGGACTCATGTGACCACATATGGCTACTGCCAAAAATGGGCGTCACAAGGAAAATAAAAATAGTGAACTTAATTATAGCCAGATACATTATCTCCCATGATGTTGAGATTACAATCCCTACAGCTTCATCAAGAAGCTTCCTAGTGACTTTGAGATTAACTGATCAAAGAAATTCATGGTGTATACAGCGCCGTTAATGATGATGGTAATAGTGGTCCAGAACACTAAGCTCAATGGTGTCACTAGTAATGTGATTCCTAAGCGATATAATTCTGACAAGGTTTAGAGAAATTCTTCCTTAGATTGTTTGCGGTCTCTCACAAATTCAAGATGATGAAGAAATGTGCCCAGTGGACAAGTAAACTCCATTAATTCCATTGAATTACatgtttcattggccttatcgATGTCAGGATGGCCATTAAGAAGAAATTAAACATACAAtggggtgtcacgtaggtatgTGCTGTAGGGAGATCTGCGactgcggtcaaagtcttgaccagctGAAATTTCGCCTTGACCGGCTGAAATTTCGTCTTGACCGGCTGAAATTTCGTCTTGACCTGTGACCAAGAGCCTTTTTCAATAGGCTTTGACCGGTGACTTGGCAACGATATTTtagtacttttcgattgtgggttagaaatttttacccttgaccgttgacttagcacgaatttggtggccttgacctttgacttagactctgaccgcggtcgcagatctacctacagtgagtgcctgtatgTCACCCCCTTGACATAGTGGAATGTTACCTGCTGCTCTCATCTCTAGTAAATCTGCATAAATGCGGATCGGGATGGCACTTTATACTTTACTGCATTTGAGGAGAAAACATTGATTTCCTATGACTGGACGTTATTCTTAACTAGTTTggtgcggccgccccttcgcataaagaggaagggtctgatCACTCTAGCATTACAAATTTGTAGCGGtggaatgtaattaaacaatgacatcacaacaaTGGCAACAAGAATAACATGTCTGACGACCATACAAAGTAAGCAGATCTCAGTTACACCGTATAGACGACTACTAGCAGCCTCAATCATATCTCATCTTCATGAAACTTCGCGATAATTTCTTTCACTCATTACGTATCTATGGTAACTTATAAACAAACGTCACAAAAATTCAGTAATTACCAACAACGCGatctgattggtgttacctGTTTTCGGTAACAGGCTACAAATTTTGtgtgctagagtgaccagaaccttcctctttatgcgaaggggcggccgcgccagactaattCTTAACGGTATGGGGCCGTGTAGGGACGAGGTCTCAGCCGGTAATTATCTGACTCCTCTTACAGAAATATTATTCATTTCGACACAGAATCAAATACAGGGAACTACACTCTTACAAGGTTTGATGTCCATGTCTAGAGGAAAGTAATGCCCGTCATTGTCAGTCACGCCACGCCCTATAGCATCATTTTTTCATTGGATCACGTGACCAATAAATGGTCTATTTTCTCTCCCTTATAAAACCAAAATGTGACTAAATGCAACACAAAAACTCAATGATATACACACTGGCGGATCCATGCAGAGGGGATTTCAGGTTTAATAGACAACAGGGGCATGCATATCTAGTCACTCAGTGTGTGAAGTGCACTCAGCATGCAAAACATGCtctaactatagtatgttcacgttgagctgaaccctgaaaaacagctaaaaattaaaagtggattttttctcaacagagttaacatttcagccaaccagatgattattggaaacaacaaaggtgtcaacaacagacatgtacagtttggctccatcacaagttcgggaaagggctctaatggacactgtacttatatggcttctccataggaaatgtattgtgaaaattttgattggccataaatattatgtcaaacatttgaacaacaaaattttgaaatatttttagcggatcaagcagtactacaaatgagccaaatttcaagatcgtgtgtaattgtatccatgagttattgaggattcagctcaacgtgaacatactatagaggGGGTCTAGGACACAGTAgaatttaataaaaaaatagccTTCTGAGGTAGAATTTGGTAACACGTTTGCTACATGGTGTTATTTATATTATCCAACTCTAGTAGCAAGTGCATGGCAATTACATGCAGAGGGCAAAGCAAATCAACTGAATGTgtccacaggaaaattttgacattTTTAGCCATATTTGGTAACATTGTAAGTGATTACATGTTGAAAGGAAGCTCATTATTCAGTACCAGCCTCTAAATGTGGCAATTATGAATCTCCATGACATGCAACAGCATAAAATAGTAGCTAACATGATTTCACCCATCCCTCCAAACTCCAGTTTCCTTCTGCTCTGGAATGATTGGGTTTATAGGCGTAGGTTAATGATGAAAATAAGCTTTGGAGGATTTTTTCAGAATAGTTACCAGGAGCGGATCCAGATTTTGAAAAGGGGAAGTTCCACTCTGAAACATGGTACACTCTAGCTATTATATCTAGTAGCTAGTAATATTCATAATAATCACTAGACTACTCTCCaacaatgtttcactgttaaactTCAGAAAATGCAAGTGAAGCGTTTAGAAGTAGTAGTAATCAGTCATAATATCAATAAAAAATTacaacgataattatttttagaagcACTTATTGTGTACATTACAAGAAATctgagactgctttattagagagttttgatgatatttaaaaatatttctccTGTTGTCTTAAGAGTAATTCAGTAGGAAACCATATACTTGTAATTCCCTTACAGGTGGTCAGCTAGCAGTTTATTTAACTAAtgaaagccatataagtgccAAATATATTCATAAGAGGCCTTGCGAAGGCACATTGAATTTCTTCACAAGGCATTTTGTTAATGTGATTCATTATTGCAATGAATAATTTTACCTATATGACAGCTTACATTACACTATAAGAAGACTGTAATAGCAGAGATCAAAGACACTTAGCTATGCTCTGATGCAGGCTGAAATAGttttaaaactctctaatagagcattcaataatGACCTCCATTTCTTGTAATGATAAAGAGGCCGCTTCTGATGCTGATAAAGGTGGTACCAGAATGGCATTAAAGACTAGAGTACTTGTGGTAGTTATGAGAcacttaacttcaaagcattgctatCACCTAAAACTGTAACCCTGGTATTTCACACTACCAATATAAGGAATATGTAAAGGGTAGCACAGACACTGTAGACATGCAGTTAACACAAATTAGTTGACTTCACCATGCACTTCATATCTTTGTACTCCTTACTACATAGTAAGCGGTGCAAAAACAGTTATTAACAGTCTTCCAATATGATAGAACAAATTTAATGAGCTACCGTACCAGCTAATTAGATTTGTGGTTGACTTACAATCACTCTCTTATCCCTTTACTCTTAAATCTGAAGGATTTAACCCACTAGCTAAACCTTTTAAAGCTATGTGACCCACATTACCCCTTATCCTGTAATACCATGGGCCAGCATCTACTACTTAGATCAAGCACAATTCGCCCACTTGGTTGGTAATCTGCAAACTAGGCAGCTTCACTCCACCCCATAAACTGATTTCGGGCATGTTGCTTATTGAAATTATTGTCAGAGGGGTTTCATTCGAAACCAAtgcaaccccctgtatctgccactggcCAGTGGTAAATAGTCTACAATAAGGAATCAACTATAGCTAGTGCAGTAGCTAGATAGTCATACAAAAAGATAGACCAGCTATATACAGTCaagcaaaattttaaaatcattcaGGTCAATGCATGAGGTTGTATAAACTATGTACATGTCATTCCAATTGTTACTATTGTGGCTTTAATAATTTTAGTTGTAACCCTGGCGCTGGGTATAGATAAGCTGTACAACTCTGATGTGTTTATATTAAGATTATTATGTAAAAGCTGATAATCATTATCATGTACAGTGGCgtgggttgcaatggtttcagctgaaacctcCTCTGAAAATAGTGCACACCTCAAATTAAATTACGATTCGTGTGGATGATGATTCACAATCATGTAGGTTGATAacatcaccaagagttatacatagtgtattatatagGACttttttctactggccaaacttcatacttttgcctttgaaatctgAGATCAGCATCGCGTCGTTCAACAGCCAGCAGGtaattactttttttttttttggtcttgaaaacttcctcaacctgaaacccccactgaaaatttctagatctgccactgatgtATATCCCCATGTTGCCTCCAGTCCGATATTTCATTGATAGTAAGTTTAATTCAGCAAGACAGTCTTCATAATGTGCAGTCCTGAAGGTTGTACAGTAGGATCAGCCTGATTGCTCTTGTTCTACTTTTTGCTGATGAAGGGCTAGCTATATACAGGGGTCCACAAACAATATTACCATATTAACACAGGCCAAATGTAGATTTGTATAGATTGCTAATTGTGgatggtttggtagttgattcctAGAGGTTGAAATTTCATGTTGCAGACCCTTTCaatgtactgtatttattaAATGGCATTTAGCTGTCAAAAACCAAAATTATGCAAACTATGTTTTTGCTCACCTTAGCTAGTTCATGACCTGTTAATGTTTTTCTGCACTAACACTGATTGTGCTGTCAATGCATCACACCATCACCTATACAGAGAATTAATTTAATACTATTAGCTAGTAGCTATATTAATGTTAATGAGCATTAAAGTGATGCATTAATAATGCAATCAGAGGGAAATAAACTTGGATAGCTATGTTCTAAGAAAACATGAAAAGGAACTATATACAGTAAATAACAGAAAGAGGGTCTAAGTTGAAGTGTAAgcaattgttattattattataaagctttacagtgacaagCGCTAAAGTCTGAGAGCAACTTATACATTAGACACCTACTACAAAAGGGTCTACAGGTATACCCTGTCCATTGCAATATCAAGACGTCAAAACCCTGCATTGATATTTgataaatatttatttattgtactgAACAGCCAGTAATTACTGAATGTGTCCAGGGGGACCAGCTCCAAGAAAAAAAAtcaaatacacacacattataattagctaactacttatacatacatgtaattacaTTAACTAAAAAATAAATCAACTGAGTCTAATTAAATTAAATAATGGAGTAAGTGATTCCAATCTTCAACTGTTCAGGGAAATAACTAAAATTTATATGAATTGGAGTTTATAAATGGTGTTGAGAAATGTAAGGGATGATAAGATCTGGTCGATTGCACTGAAGTTTCTTGATTATAATAATCTGGAATTTTAATCGTGATGTATGATGAACTGCCTTATAAAATAATTTAAGCCTTGATGTCTGCCTTCTCTGTGAAAGTGTTTGCCACTGAAGATTTTCTAAAGTAGATGAAATGCTTATTCCATGCACTTCGCCAGTCATAATTTGATGTGACCCATCGTGCTGCTCTTCTTTGCACCATTTGATTTTCTAGGGCATTAACGTCTGGCAAAATAAGGGCCCCACGCACGTGATGCATAGGTCTCATAAGATGGGTATATGCCATAATGCCATGCATTTGACCAGCTTCCTGACTACATCTACACAAGTTTCTCCGGAGAAAATTTAATTTTCTTTTTTGCTTTATTGATGATGTTTTCTAAGTGGCTTCTGAAGGACATAGTACTTTCCAATAAAACTCCTACGTAGAGATGTTTAGTAATTAACTGTAAAAGAGAGTCATTGTTGTAGTAATCATAAGATAATGTTGTCAGTAGCCTGCTACATCGCAACACAACATATTTGTTTGCATTAAAGGGCATCTGCTAGGTCCTAGTCCATTTATCAGGTTTAGGTCAGCTCAGTGGCTAAAAAACTATTTTTACAACTGAGACGGAGGGGGGAGGGGAGAAGTATTATAAAGAAATTGTGGGTTAAACACCATTCTCCATTTGTCTGCCTATTGTCCCAGTGAGTCTAGATCCTTTTGCAACTGATTGCAGTCCTGTTCTGTGTGAGTGGTGGCATACAGTAACACACCGTCAGCGTATAACTTGATTTTGGATGATATGTTATTTGGTATATAAATCATTTACGAAACAGAGAAACAAAAGTGGAGCAAGGACAGTACACCAGAGGTAAGTGGTTCTGTTGGCCCTCAACCACCACACACTGAGATTTCTGCAGTACAAAGTCTTTAATCCAGTCAAGTAAATTACCTTGGATACCATGATGGTGGAGTTTATGAAACAGGTGTCAATGGGACACTTTGTCGAATGCTTTTAAAAAATCTAGTAGTATATATGACATCGGTTTGATAATTGTTATTTAAGCTTTTGGCAGAGTCATTGATTGTCAGTAGTAGCTGAGTTTCAAATGAGCAACCTTCCATGTTGTTGATCACACAGAAGATTATATTTAGCAAAGTGGGAGTAAATATGCGAATACACAATGTGTTCTAACAGTTTTGAACAGATATACACATGTTAATGAAACAGGCCTATAATTACTAGGAAGAGAAATATCACCTTTTTTAAAGAGTAGTACTATATTTGCCCTTTTCCAATCTAAAGGTAGCGAACATTGTTGTAGTGAGGCTTGAGAAATGAAGGCTAAGGAAGGAGAAATAATTTCTCTAGTTTCTTTCAGTAGATGGGCTGGTATTCCATCAGGTCCACAAGCTTTATGGATATCCAAAGATTGCAGTAGCTCAGAAACGCCATTAGTGTCAACTATGATAGGGTTGATGTCCGGTGCAGATCGCACGTGTAACTCTGGAGGAGTCTCTGTTGTAACTGGAGTAAATACTGATGTAAAGTACTCATTGGGTGTTTGTGCTTTAACTAAGCTATCATTGATTACAACATCATTAACCTTTAATGGTGCTACACCACAGTGGTCTTTCTTTTGACTCTTGCTGTAAGTCCAAAGCTTTTTTTTACACAGAACCATTTGAATCAACTAGCCcttcaatataattattgtaagcTTTACAACATTCCTGTTGAACCTTGTGTTTAAAACTATGATAAGTATCCTAGTGATGATTACACTTTGAGCGCCTGGCTAAGTTGTAAAGTCGTTGTTTTTTTATGAGATAAGCGCTTAATGTGAGAGGTTACCCATGGTTGCTTTGTATCAGTGGAAGAAAGCTTAGATGGTACTTGAGCTAAGCACTTGAAGCACATTTATTGAATTTATTCCATATCACCTCCACTGGTGTGGACAAAGAGTATTTACTTTAAAAATTATCACTAAATTATACTAGCTCAGTATAATATTCAAAATAAACCAATCAAGGAAGTCAACCATGCCAAATATTTAGGTGTAAAAATAAGCCAAAACTGAGCTGGTCAGAACTCATAAAACAAATAACTTCCAAGGCAAACAGAACTTATAGGTTTTCTTCAACGTAACCTCCACAATTGTACACCAACAATTAAAGATAGGTTGTACAAAACCAATTATAGAGTATGCAGCTGTTGTCTGGGCACCTCATACTATAAGAGGGATATTGATATGATTGAGAGAACACAACGACAAGCAGCTAGATTTGTGACCAGCAACTACTCTCATTGTGCTAGTGTCACGCAAATGCTTACAGACCTTAATTGGCCTACACTTTCATGATTCAGAGATGAACTGAAAGCCATATTGATGTCTAAAATAATTAACAAACTTGTTGATATCCCGGCAAATCCGTTTCTGACACCcatatccactgtacatagtaccagaggtcataatatgagacttatgcaaccaatgacacggattgattcttatatgtactcctttgCAATcatgatctaccccaaaatgtgattgactctaATGATTTATTTAATTTGGATACTTGTActatgttgtgacctgtgcactacACTCTATTAGAGGTCTGCAAAGTAATACACAccaagaataataataataaatgatcACACCCGTAGTGTACATTACATTCATTTTGAGTTTTGCTCAGTAACAAATAGTCCCATAGCCATGAGTGTGCAAGATTTGACAAGCCAGCATCCCCTTCACTCTATAGTGGTATCCTTCACTGTCTCCAATCTTCATGAAACAAATGCAGGTTCACCGCTACAACTGGGCataggtatatagctacaaaactgAATTACAAACAGTCTGTGCACTACACTAAGCAAGAGGCTAACTAGACATTCATTGACTACATTGTAGCTACTACGGTAGAGTGGCTAACCAACAAACTTTGCTTCACTTTGTGTTAAAACACTACCAGCCAATACAGCTAATGCCATAAATAGTGCCATGAAATACTTATGAAATCCCATGGCTTTCCCCGTGAAGTTTAACTTTAATTTCATCGGTATAAAATCTCTATTACTGCTATGGAAAAATGCCATGAAATTCTGATGTGCATAAGCATTTTATGGCTGGCCTATGAAACAATCCATGGTATATATGCCATGAAAGTTACTTTAATTTCATGTATATTCCCCGGAGGGGATCTAACTTT comes from Dysidea avara chromosome 4, odDysAvar1.4, whole genome shotgun sequence and encodes:
- the LOC136253602 gene encoding uncharacterized protein; translated protein: MVLCKKKLWTYSKSQKKDHCGVAPLKVNDVVINDSLVKAQTPNEYFTSVFTPVTTETPPELHVRSAPDINPIIVDTNGVSELLQSLDIHKACGPDGIPAHLLKETREIISPSLAFISQASLQQCSLPLDWKRANIVLLFKKEHIVYSHIYSHFAKYNLLCDQQHGRTGLQSVAKGSRLTGTIGRQMENGV